One genomic window of Polyodon spathula isolate WHYD16114869_AA chromosome 8, ASM1765450v1, whole genome shotgun sequence includes the following:
- the tpx2 gene encoding targeting protein for Xklp2 isoform X1 encodes MADTRQNSSGTKYEYDAPSVVINFTSLEHEDHDVDNWFVTVPDESLVTPRKALGASPKSDLPKAVVAPMAKAEIQEEGTKDESIEDKMCHVSSAAASNLVTSWGNRKSAVNQPAKIKDPVANPRRVSKRLSGQQKLDHQRKQMAKIRDERQSAAATAAKEFIPPVKKQRRATSRGKLNETSTADDTVQSSILQSPKSKSRITRPSTPNVLKRKNLASKHKSSEQQELEKMQLLQKEVMEQRKRNSEGLKSVIAGTSQPPKKVIPGTVPVDFHFRTDDRIKPHGEHHSETSYKEFDFTAGLRKHPPSPIRLKGNTIPKPFNLSCGNKRKFEETSTTEYVSMAQQIESFQKRTPARYHLRSRRREEQGPSPMKNIKLKITDPKTPLLLARGRHRAVTCKSTAEIEAEEMEKMKKFKFKALELNRKVLEGGLLPKKPPVKESTQPIGFDLEIEKRLREREATKIPEEENYTFHSRPLPVKILEEIVGVPEKKQLPPTVPQSPAFALKNRIRIEHKVEEEKIAPVIKANPMPHFGIPFKPKQQENKHVEACPFSFELRDKDKHSLKEKRIEELRKGEVTKFKAIPLPDFEHVQLPEKKVKESTNPEPFKLLIDERGAAKSERWEQMMKEELKQQAAASNFKARPNTVIHQEPFVPKKENRSILETISNSAAAEHFELSTERRARERMEFEKVNSEREALRAKREEEERQELEQREKEEIIKLRQDQVHKAQPIRRFKKMEVKHSDQILTVPQSPNFSDRFRL; translated from the exons ATGGCTGATACACGACAGAACTCGTCTGGAACAAAGTACGAGTACGATGCGCCGAGCGTGGTCATTAACTTCACGTCTTTGGAACATGAAGACCACGACGTTGACAACTGGTTTG ttaCGGTGCCAGATGAATCACTTGTAACTCCAAGAAAAGCTTTGGGAGCTTCACCGAAGTCTGATTTACCAAAAGCTGTTGTCGCTCCAATGGCCAAAGCTGAAATCCAAGAGGAAGGCACAA AGGATGAAAGCATTGAAGACAAAATGTGCCATGTTTCTTCAGCTGCAGCTTCTAATTTAGTGACCTCTTGGGGTAACAGGAAATCTGCAGTCAACCAGCCTGCTAAGATAAAAGATCCAGTTGCAAATCCAAGAAG AGTTTCAAAAAGATTGTCGGGACAACAAAAACTTGACCATCAACGCAAGCAGATGGCAAAAATTCGCGATGAAAGGCAgagtgctgctgctactgctgcgaAAGAATTCATACCACCAGTTAAAAAGCAAAGACG GGCTACCAGTAGAGGCAAACTGAATGAGACTTCCACTGCTGATGACACTGTGCAGAGTAGCATATTGCAGTCTCCCAAATCAAAAAGCAGAATAACCAGACCCAGCACTCCAAATGTACTGAA GAGGAAGAACTTGGCTTCCAAGCATAAGAGCTCTGAGCAGCAAGAGCTTGAGAAGATGCAGCTTCTCCAAAAGGAAGTAATGGAGCAGCGCAAGAGAAACAGTGAAGGCCTCAAATCAGTTATTGCTGGCACAA gcCAACCACCTAAAAAGGTTATTCCTGGGACTGTGCCAGTAGACTTCCATTTCCGCACAGATGACAGAATAAAACCCCATGGGGAGCATCATTCAGAAACCTCTTACAAAGAGTTTGATTTTACAGCAGGGCTGCGCAAACACCCGCCTTCACCA ATACGTTTAAAGGGCAACACTATCCCAAAACCATTCAATTTGTCATGTGGTAACAAAAGGAAGTTTGAAGAAACTAGTACAACGGAGTATGTGTCCATGGCTCAACAGATAGAATCATTCCAGAAACGCACACCTGCGCGCTACCATCTGAGGAGCAGACGGAGAGAAGAACAAG GTCCATCTCCAATGAAGaatattaaattgaaaataacaGATCCAAAAACACCACTACTTTTGGCCAGAGGGCGCCACCGGGCTGTTACGTGCAAAAGCACTGCAGAGATAGAAGCCGAGGAAATGGAGAAAATGAAAAA ATTCAAGTTTAAAGCACTTGAGCTGAATCGTAAAGTCCTTGAAGGTGGTCTCCTACCAAAGAAGCCCCCTGTGAAGGAATCCACACAGCCAATTGGCTTTGACTTGGAGATTGAGAAAAGGCTTCGAGAGAGGGAGGCCACCAAGATACCGGAAGAGGAGAATTACACTTTCCATTCCAGACCTCTTCCTGTAAAGATTCTTGAAGAAATTGTG ggtgtTCCTGAGAAGAAGCAGTTGCCTCCAACAGTGCCACAGTCTCCAGCCTTTGCTTTGAAGAACAGAATACGTATCGAACACAAAGTGGAGGAG GAAAAAATAGCTCCAGTGATCAAAGCAAACCCAATGCCACACTTTGGGATTCCCTTCAAACCAAagcaacaggaaaataaacacgTGGAAGCGTGTCCCTTCTCCTTTGAGTTGAGGGATAAAGACAAACATTCTCTGAAAGAAAAGAGAATTGAGGAACTGCGCAAAGGGGag gtTACTAAGTTCAAAGCCATTCCACTTCCTGACTTTGAACATGTCCAGTTGCCTGAAAAGAAAGTAAAGGAATCAACCAACCCGGAGCCTTTCAAACTCCTGATTGATGAGAGGGGCGCAGCTAAGAGTGAACGCTGGGAACAGATG ATGAAGGAGGAGCTGAAACAACAAGCGGCAGCTTCGAATTTCAAGGCTCGTCCAAACACAGTCATCCATCAGGAGCCGTTTGTTCCGAAGAAGGAAAACCGGTCCATTTTAG AAACGATTTCCAATTCCGCAGCTGCAGAACATTTTGAACTGTCAACGGAGAGGCGTGCCAGAGAGCGCATGGAATTTGAGAAGGTAAATTCAGAGAGGGAAGCCCTGCGGGCCAAGAGGGAAGAGGAGGAGCGACAGGAGCTGGAGCAGAGGGAAAAGGAGGAAATCATTAAACTCCGACAAGATCAG GTGCACAAAGCGCAACCAATCAGACGATTCAAGAAAATGGAGGTGAAACACAGTGACCAGATACTAACAGTTCCCCAGTCTCCTAACTTCTCAGACAGATTCCGTCTTTAA
- the tpx2 gene encoding targeting protein for Xklp2 isoform X2 yields the protein MADTRQNSSGTKYEYDAPSVVINFTSLEHEDHDVDNWFVTVPDESLVTPRKALGASPKSDLPKAVVAPMAKAEIQEEGTKDESIEDKMCHVSSAAASNLVTSWGNRKSAVNQPAKIKDPVANPRRVSKRLSGQQKLDHQRKQMAKIRDERQSAAATAAKEFIPPVKKQRRATSRGKLNETSTADDTVQSSILQSPKSKSRITRPSTPNVLKRKNLASKHKSSEQQELEKMQLLQKEVMEQRKRNSEGLKSVIAGTSQPPKKVIPGTVPVDFHFRTDDRIKPHGEHHSETSYKEFDFTAGLRKHPPSPIRLKGNTIPKPFNLSCGNKRKFEETSTTEYVSMAQQIESFQKRTPARYHLRSRRREEQGPSPMKNIKLKITDPKTPLLLARGRHRAVTCKSTAEIEAEEMEKMKKFKFKALELNRKVLEGGLLPKKPPVKESTQPIGFDLEIEKRLREREATKIPEEENYTFHSRPLPVKILEEIVGVPEKKQLPPTVPQSPAFALKNRIRIEHKVEEEKIAPVIKANPMPHFGIPFKPKQQENKHVEACPFSFELRDKDKHSLKEKRIEELRKGEVTKFKAIPLPDFEHVQLPEKKVKESTNPEPFKLLIDERGAAKSERWEQMMKEELKQQAAASNFKARPNTVIHQEPFVPKKENRSILAAEHFELSTERRARERMEFEKVNSEREALRAKREEEERQELEQREKEEIIKLRQDQVHKAQPIRRFKKMEVKHSDQILTVPQSPNFSDRFRL from the exons ATGGCTGATACACGACAGAACTCGTCTGGAACAAAGTACGAGTACGATGCGCCGAGCGTGGTCATTAACTTCACGTCTTTGGAACATGAAGACCACGACGTTGACAACTGGTTTG ttaCGGTGCCAGATGAATCACTTGTAACTCCAAGAAAAGCTTTGGGAGCTTCACCGAAGTCTGATTTACCAAAAGCTGTTGTCGCTCCAATGGCCAAAGCTGAAATCCAAGAGGAAGGCACAA AGGATGAAAGCATTGAAGACAAAATGTGCCATGTTTCTTCAGCTGCAGCTTCTAATTTAGTGACCTCTTGGGGTAACAGGAAATCTGCAGTCAACCAGCCTGCTAAGATAAAAGATCCAGTTGCAAATCCAAGAAG AGTTTCAAAAAGATTGTCGGGACAACAAAAACTTGACCATCAACGCAAGCAGATGGCAAAAATTCGCGATGAAAGGCAgagtgctgctgctactgctgcgaAAGAATTCATACCACCAGTTAAAAAGCAAAGACG GGCTACCAGTAGAGGCAAACTGAATGAGACTTCCACTGCTGATGACACTGTGCAGAGTAGCATATTGCAGTCTCCCAAATCAAAAAGCAGAATAACCAGACCCAGCACTCCAAATGTACTGAA GAGGAAGAACTTGGCTTCCAAGCATAAGAGCTCTGAGCAGCAAGAGCTTGAGAAGATGCAGCTTCTCCAAAAGGAAGTAATGGAGCAGCGCAAGAGAAACAGTGAAGGCCTCAAATCAGTTATTGCTGGCACAA gcCAACCACCTAAAAAGGTTATTCCTGGGACTGTGCCAGTAGACTTCCATTTCCGCACAGATGACAGAATAAAACCCCATGGGGAGCATCATTCAGAAACCTCTTACAAAGAGTTTGATTTTACAGCAGGGCTGCGCAAACACCCGCCTTCACCA ATACGTTTAAAGGGCAACACTATCCCAAAACCATTCAATTTGTCATGTGGTAACAAAAGGAAGTTTGAAGAAACTAGTACAACGGAGTATGTGTCCATGGCTCAACAGATAGAATCATTCCAGAAACGCACACCTGCGCGCTACCATCTGAGGAGCAGACGGAGAGAAGAACAAG GTCCATCTCCAATGAAGaatattaaattgaaaataacaGATCCAAAAACACCACTACTTTTGGCCAGAGGGCGCCACCGGGCTGTTACGTGCAAAAGCACTGCAGAGATAGAAGCCGAGGAAATGGAGAAAATGAAAAA ATTCAAGTTTAAAGCACTTGAGCTGAATCGTAAAGTCCTTGAAGGTGGTCTCCTACCAAAGAAGCCCCCTGTGAAGGAATCCACACAGCCAATTGGCTTTGACTTGGAGATTGAGAAAAGGCTTCGAGAGAGGGAGGCCACCAAGATACCGGAAGAGGAGAATTACACTTTCCATTCCAGACCTCTTCCTGTAAAGATTCTTGAAGAAATTGTG ggtgtTCCTGAGAAGAAGCAGTTGCCTCCAACAGTGCCACAGTCTCCAGCCTTTGCTTTGAAGAACAGAATACGTATCGAACACAAAGTGGAGGAG GAAAAAATAGCTCCAGTGATCAAAGCAAACCCAATGCCACACTTTGGGATTCCCTTCAAACCAAagcaacaggaaaataaacacgTGGAAGCGTGTCCCTTCTCCTTTGAGTTGAGGGATAAAGACAAACATTCTCTGAAAGAAAAGAGAATTGAGGAACTGCGCAAAGGGGag gtTACTAAGTTCAAAGCCATTCCACTTCCTGACTTTGAACATGTCCAGTTGCCTGAAAAGAAAGTAAAGGAATCAACCAACCCGGAGCCTTTCAAACTCCTGATTGATGAGAGGGGCGCAGCTAAGAGTGAACGCTGGGAACAGATG ATGAAGGAGGAGCTGAAACAACAAGCGGCAGCTTCGAATTTCAAGGCTCGTCCAAACACAGTCATCCATCAGGAGCCGTTTGTTCCGAAGAAGGAAAACCGGTCCATTTTAG CTGCAGAACATTTTGAACTGTCAACGGAGAGGCGTGCCAGAGAGCGCATGGAATTTGAGAAGGTAAATTCAGAGAGGGAAGCCCTGCGGGCCAAGAGGGAAGAGGAGGAGCGACAGGAGCTGGAGCAGAGGGAAAAGGAGGAAATCATTAAACTCCGACAAGATCAG GTGCACAAAGCGCAACCAATCAGACGATTCAAGAAAATGGAGGTGAAACACAGTGACCAGATACTAACAGTTCCCCAGTCTCCTAACTTCTCAGACAGATTCCGTCTTTAA
- the LOC121319393 gene encoding myosin light chain kinase 2, skeletal/cardiac muscle-like encodes MVQLSGICRAVLSPCRDDSPPQPASFAHRFVALRPALPSTFFNINTKEVLGGGRFGQVHRCTEKTSGLKLAAKIIKVRNPREKEVVRNEVQVMNQLSHANVIQLYDAFEGKNEVVLVMEYVDGGELFERIIDDNYHLTEVDAMVFVKQICEGIHYMHQMYVLHLDLKPENILCVNRTGHQVKIIDFGLARRHKPREKLRVSFGIPEFLAPEIVNFDFVSFPTDMWLLGVISYMLLSGLSPFLRDDDSQTLSNVLAVNWYFDEEAFEHVSEEGRDFISNLLIKEKSERHSAAQCLKHPWLNNIGQKAMHSNICLKSQILLRKYMARRLWKVQYMCAF; translated from the exons ATGGTCCAGCTCTCAGGCATATGCAGAGCTGTCCTGTCTCCCTGCAGAG ATGACAGTCCTCCACAACCTGCCTCGTTTGCACATCGCTTTGTGGCTCTGAGGCCAGCCTTGCCCTCCACTTtcttcaacatcaacaccaaggAGGTACTGGGAGG CGGAAGGTTTGGCCAGGTGCACAGGTGCACAGAGAAAACCTCCGGATTAAAGCTTGCTGCTAAAATCATCAAAGTCCGAAATCCCAGAGAAAAG GAAGTGGTGCGTAATGAGGTGCAGGTGATGAACCAGCTGAGCCATGCCAATGTGATCCAGCTGTACGACGCCTTCGAGGGCAAGAACGAAGTGGTGCTCGTCATGGAGTA TGTGGACGGAGGAGAGCTCTTTGAGAGGATTATTGATGATAACTACCACCTGACAGAGGTGGACGCCATGGTCTTTGTGAAGCAAATCTGTGAGGGAATCCACTACATGCACCAGATGTATGTCCTGCACTTAGACTTGAAG CCTGAGAATATCCTGTGTGTGAACCGGACAGGTCACCAGGTGAAAATCATTGACTTTGGGCTGGCCAGGAG GCACAAGCCCAGAGAGAAGCTGAGGGTCTCTTTTGGGATCCCCGAGTTCCTGGCTCCCGAGATTGTGAACTTTGATTTTGTGTCTTTCCCGACGGACATGTGGTTGCTTGGTGTCATTTCATATATGCT GTTGAGTGGCCTCTCCCCGTTCCTCAGAGACGATGACAGTCAGACCCTTAGCAACGTGCTGGCTGTTAACTGGTACTTCGACGAGGAAGCCTTCGAACATGTCTCAGAGGAGGGACGGGACTTCATCTCCAACCTGCTCATCAAGGAGAAGAG cGAGCgtcacagtgcagcacagtgtctGAAGCATCCCTGGTTAAACAATATAGGACAGAAAGCCATGCACAGCAACATCTGCCTCAAATCACAGATCTTGCTCAGGAAGTACATGGCTAGGAGGCTCTGGaaggtacagtatatgtgtgCTTTCTGA